The following proteins are encoded in a genomic region of Enterocloster clostridioformis:
- a CDS encoding SAM-dependent methyltransferase, whose amino-acid sequence MEQYQLKPIGTVRNDESGTWIVLEPEYIPGLEALEGFSHINVIWWFSGHDREKDRSVLLTEKPYRDGPEVMGVFATRSPLRPNPIALTAAEIIHTDQEKGLIRVTFLDADNGTPVLDIKPYTPSLDRVETLGVPVWCSKWPKSTEESGYFDWGQVFNFS is encoded by the coding sequence ATGGAACAATATCAGTTGAAACCGATTGGAACGGTAAGAAATGACGAAAGCGGGACATGGATTGTGTTAGAGCCGGAGTATATTCCGGGTCTGGAAGCGTTGGAAGGATTCAGCCATATCAACGTGATCTGGTGGTTCAGCGGCCATGACAGAGAAAAAGACCGAAGTGTGCTGCTGACAGAGAAGCCTTACAGGGATGGGCCGGAGGTAATGGGCGTTTTTGCCACAAGATCGCCGCTGCGTCCTAATCCCATTGCCCTGACAGCAGCGGAAATCATTCATACTGATCAGGAGAAAGGGCTTATCCGGGTTACTTTCCTTGACGCAGACAATGGTACGCCGGTACTTGATATCAAGCCTTATACCCCCAGTCTGGACAGGGTGGAAACGCTGGGTGTTCCCGTATGGTGTAGTAAGTGGCCGAAAAGTACTGAGGAATCGGGCTATTTTGACTGGGGGCAGGTTTTCAATTTTTCATAG
- a CDS encoding MerR family transcriptional regulator produces MFRIGEFSKLTQVSVRMLRYYDEAGLLKPAEVDRWTGHRLYSVEQIPRLDRIRYLRDSGFQVSEIALALEMDDHALLVSLNKKCLEIEQAIQKEQERLLKIAVAKEEIQGSKSELHYHISMKSIPACQVLSLRRTVPTYYSEGDLWKELSAFAEKEEIEISSDTFTIYHDTEYREQDVDMELCAPVKKAGENREPFCFRMTEAVPAMASTMVYGEFSNIKKAYLAFAKWLQKNSNYQMSAPVRQIVHRGPWNENDPAKYLTELQIPVEPLQNVL; encoded by the coding sequence ATGTTTCGGATTGGCGAATTTTCAAAATTGACACAGGTATCTGTCCGGATGCTGCGATATTATGACGAAGCAGGGCTTTTGAAGCCGGCAGAGGTTGACAGGTGGACGGGGCACCGTCTGTATTCGGTAGAGCAGATACCACGGCTTGACAGAATCCGGTATCTGCGTGACAGCGGCTTTCAGGTTTCTGAAATTGCCCTGGCGCTGGAAATGGATGACCATGCACTTCTGGTATCTCTTAATAAAAAATGTCTGGAGATTGAGCAGGCCATACAAAAAGAGCAGGAGAGGCTTCTGAAAATCGCAGTTGCGAAAGAAGAAATACAGGGGAGTAAAAGCGAGCTGCATTACCATATTTCCATGAAATCAATACCGGCCTGCCAGGTACTCTCCCTGCGCAGGACTGTACCGACCTATTACTCAGAGGGCGATTTATGGAAGGAGCTTTCTGCTTTTGCAGAAAAAGAGGAGATAGAAATATCCAGTGATACCTTTACCATTTATCATGATACGGAGTATCGGGAGCAGGATGTTGACATGGAATTATGCGCCCCTGTAAAAAAAGCGGGTGAAAACAGAGAGCCGTTCTGTTTTCGCATGACGGAGGCGGTACCGGCCATGGCCAGCACCATGGTATATGGGGAATTTTCAAATATCAAAAAAGCGTATCTGGCTTTTGCCAAATGGCTGCAGAAAAACAGCAATTATCAAATGTCTGCCCCGGTACGTCAGATTGTACACAGGGGCCCCTGGAATGAAAACGACCCGGCAAAGTATCTGACCGAGCTCCAGATTCCGGTTGAGCCTTTACAAAATGTCCTGTGA
- a CDS encoding immunoglobulin-like domain-containing protein, translating to MKTYKQLWMKTYTPVLIIVLLVLTAILYGIRNGRSNGKGGNILAGASPDTSAFQMYYFDGETVAVRTLYDRGKEKELIKKINAIPLLEAEESALSQMDIPFYGFWSSDKDGHDISVAASGGVWLKNDGTVYNGDTELSLLWEQMEGNDEDDTLNVLDFPNAGRLSAYHSIFLLKADEQTEEGPEGLTMTVEDIGTSEITVRITNRSGEDFSYGEYFSLQKQIDGQWYTIPVRADNVGFQDIANILPDGESASETYNLDIYGTLEPGVYRLVVETLGAEFLVGHGRMAGIEGELAIEPRKAPFI from the coding sequence GTGAAAACATATAAACAGCTTTGGATGAAAACATATACACCAGTTCTGATTATCGTTCTGCTTGTTTTGACAGCGATTCTGTATGGAATACGAAACGGCAGAAGTAATGGCAAAGGTGGTAACATCCTTGCCGGTGCAAGCCCGGATACAAGCGCCTTCCAGATGTATTATTTTGATGGGGAAACGGTTGCGGTCAGGACGTTGTATGACAGAGGTAAAGAAAAGGAACTGATTAAAAAAATCAATGCTATTCCTCTTCTGGAGGCAGAGGAAAGCGCCCTCTCCCAGATGGATATTCCTTTTTACGGGTTCTGGAGCAGCGATAAGGACGGCCATGATATTTCCGTGGCAGCATCCGGCGGTGTCTGGCTTAAGAATGACGGGACGGTTTATAATGGGGATACGGAGTTGTCTCTTTTGTGGGAACAGATGGAAGGCAATGATGAGGACGATACCCTGAATGTCCTGGATTTTCCCAATGCAGGGCGCTTGTCTGCATATCACAGTATCTTCCTTCTGAAAGCGGATGAGCAGACGGAAGAAGGCCCGGAGGGTCTGACTATGACAGTCGAGGACATCGGGACAAGTGAAATCACGGTACGGATTACGAATAGAAGCGGGGAGGATTTTTCCTATGGGGAATACTTCTCCCTCCAGAAGCAGATAGACGGACAGTGGTATACGATACCGGTAAGGGCGGATAACGTTGGTTTCCAGGATATTGCCAATATCCTTCCGGATGGGGAGAGTGCCAGCGAGACATACAATCTTGATATATATGGCACGCTGGAACCGGGGGTATACAGGCTGGTGGTGGAAACACTGGGGGCCGAGTTTCTTGTGGGCCACGGAAGGATGGCAGGAATAGAGGGGGAACTGGCCATTGAACCCCGAAAGGCGCCTTTCATTTAA
- a CDS encoding GyrI-like domain-containing protein, producing the protein MKIERCKKESFIVIRKEGATTDGAGFIQKLWDEANSHFGEIQNLAQKDENGNISGIWGAMSDFSRSFQPWEDFNKGLYLAGVECNDDAEAPDGWTKWVIPGYEYIYVERENGGIFPEVIQYLADNNITLVGAVHEFTCPQTGKGYMFFPIKKL; encoded by the coding sequence ATGAAAATCGAAAGATGCAAAAAAGAGTCCTTTATTGTAATAAGAAAAGAGGGGGCAACAACAGACGGAGCTGGCTTTATTCAGAAGCTATGGGATGAAGCGAATTCCCATTTTGGAGAAATTCAGAATTTGGCACAGAAAGATGAAAATGGGAACATTAGCGGAATATGGGGTGCAATGTCTGATTTTTCCCGTTCCTTTCAACCTTGGGAAGACTTTAATAAAGGACTTTACCTTGCGGGAGTGGAGTGCAATGATGACGCAGAAGCCCCTGATGGTTGGACAAAGTGGGTAATTCCCGGCTATGAATATATCTATGTAGAACGTGAAAACGGTGGTATTTTTCCAGAAGTAATACAATATCTGGCGGATAATAATATTACATTGGTCGGGGCAGTTCACGAGTTTACCTGTCCACAGACCGGGAAGGGATATATGTTTTTCCCGATTAAAAAATTGTAA
- a CDS encoding DUF6070 family protein — MKKAGKQRLFIAAGILILAVNGCGRKTQENHDMPQQAAVSEEHLEREQPKENLDSDAEHIAALYRDIYNQAAGMGTLSNKEVVRSIVERIGEHGYVVADEENQIDMAGPEQVLRFCRSVDGKQEAELTMIVVTSSGGFIKYNLHTVDGTVDVVRGYYQYVNGRLENMSTVSYPVDSWEYTKEGYLLFEGSHYSEIYYALSLSDEPEHTALRVLPLDETCRKLNRAYLLPVGYGGNNLFLVDWSEQNFGNLDFYDLFDRFYPDIYELPVPFEANDDSGVGAVYRISAEIFEHVVEVHFRIDHEELRKKTTYIPEDQNYEYRPRGFYEAEYPDIPYPEVVSYEEKNDGTITLTVNAVYPEENTSRAFTHKTVVRPLDDGGFQYVSNQIIFPEVGFEPWWHSERLSEDQWKEVYGGND, encoded by the coding sequence ATGAAAAAGGCGGGAAAACAGAGGCTGTTTATTGCTGCAGGTATCCTTATTCTAGCAGTGAACGGATGCGGCAGAAAAACACAGGAAAATCATGATATGCCGCAACAAGCAGCGGTCAGCGAAGAACATTTGGAAAGAGAACAACCGAAAGAGAACCTTGATTCCGATGCAGAACATATTGCTGCCCTTTATCGTGATATTTACAATCAGGCAGCTGGGATGGGAACCTTAAGTAACAAGGAGGTGGTGAGAAGTATCGTTGAAAGGATTGGGGAACATGGTTACGTTGTGGCAGACGAAGAAAATCAGATTGATATGGCTGGCCCGGAACAGGTTTTACGTTTTTGCAGGTCGGTAGACGGGAAACAGGAGGCCGAGCTGACAATGATAGTGGTCACCAGTTCCGGTGGATTCATTAAATATAACCTCCATACAGTAGATGGTACAGTGGATGTGGTCAGAGGATATTATCAGTATGTAAATGGGAGACTGGAAAACATGAGCACAGTGAGCTATCCTGTAGATTCATGGGAATATACAAAAGAAGGCTATCTGCTGTTTGAGGGAAGTCATTATTCCGAAATCTATTATGCACTTTCACTTAGTGATGAGCCGGAACATACGGCTCTAAGGGTGCTGCCGCTGGATGAAACATGCAGGAAATTAAACAGAGCTTATCTGTTGCCAGTGGGGTATGGAGGAAATAATCTTTTCCTTGTTGACTGGAGCGAACAGAATTTTGGAAATTTGGATTTTTACGATTTGTTCGACAGGTTCTATCCTGATATTTATGAACTGCCGGTTCCTTTTGAGGCCAATGATGATTCAGGTGTCGGGGCCGTTTACAGGATATCGGCAGAGATATTTGAACATGTCGTTGAGGTCCATTTCAGAATAGACCATGAGGAGCTGCGGAAAAAGACAACCTATATTCCGGAAGATCAAAACTATGAATACAGGCCGAGAGGATTTTATGAGGCTGAGTATCCAGATATTCCATATCCGGAAGTGGTAAGCTATGAAGAAAAAAACGATGGAACCATAACCCTTACCGTGAACGCCGTATACCCGGAAGAGAACACCTCCAGAGCATTCACCCATAAAACGGTGGTCCGTCCCCTTGACGATGGTGGTTTTCAATATGTATCAAATCAGATCATTTTTCCAGAGGTCGGCTTTGAACCATGGTGGCATTCGGAACGGCTGTCAGAAGACCAGTGGAAAGAGGTATATGGAGGGAATGATTAG
- a CDS encoding sugar isomerase domain-containing protein, producing MSFKYIDRIYELLKTIETEECENIKKAVDMLYECVKNKSTIYTFGASHAGILSEELYYRAGGLMLFNPIFGRELMLDSSPITLTSKMERCTGYGKMLAESRADFQSGDVLIVHSVSGRNPVAIEIAAEAKEKKSHVIAVTNLSYSKSVTSRHPSGKRVFELADIILDNHGDIGDACVKISGLEQKVSPTSTVIGAAMLNTIVAELAQKMVDSGIEKPPIFYSANLDGGDELNQRMYQEYREVIRYKF from the coding sequence ATGAGTTTCAAATATATAGATCGTATTTACGAGCTTCTCAAGACGATTGAGACCGAAGAATGTGAAAATATTAAAAAGGCAGTTGATATGCTCTATGAATGTGTGAAAAACAAATCTACCATTTACACTTTTGGCGCAAGTCATGCCGGTATTTTAAGTGAAGAACTGTATTACCGCGCTGGCGGACTTATGCTTTTTAATCCCATATTCGGAAGAGAGCTTATGCTCGACTCAAGCCCCATCACCCTGACGAGTAAAATGGAGCGCTGTACTGGCTATGGAAAAATGCTGGCAGAAAGCAGAGCTGATTTTCAATCCGGCGACGTGCTGATTGTGCACTCCGTGTCCGGACGCAATCCCGTAGCAATAGAAATTGCTGCTGAGGCAAAAGAAAAGAAATCCCATGTGATTGCTGTCACAAACCTTTCCTATTCAAAATCAGTAACCTCCAGGCACCCTTCCGGGAAGCGGGTATTTGAGCTTGCAGATATCATACTTGACAACCACGGTGATATCGGTGACGCCTGTGTTAAAATCAGCGGATTAGAACAGAAAGTATCGCCCACATCCACCGTGATCGGAGCAGCTATGCTCAACACTATTGTAGCAGAACTCGCCCAGAAAATGGTAGATTCAGGGATCGAAAAGCCCCCAATTTTTTACAGTGCCAATCTGGACGGGGGAGATGAGCTAAATCAGAGAATGTACCAAGAGTATAGAGAAGTGATACGGTATAAATTTTGA
- a CDS encoding PTS ascorbate transporter subunit IIC — protein MGVFNFIINEIFGQGAIFIALIACIGLILQKKSFSEIIRGTVMTAVGFFILSTGTGLITGSSIDGISTAFNTIVPRAVESKTVDIGTMYGTEIGIVMIAAFAINLFIARFTRWKSIFLTGHMLYWFPYVFIAAGVDAGLTGGKLIILAAAFTALYMVVSPNLMRPFVKKVTGDDSFTIGHPTTCLSVLSGLLGRAVGNKEKSTEDLKIPSSLGFLREIAITGSFAIAVTYIVMYCILIANGYDPAQVWEYAEGKTGIFTYIFTHAIYFGVGITIMLQGVRMLIAEIVPAFKGIADKFVPNAIPALDVPVIFPYAPNALVIGFLVAMVTSIITILLTAGMFPTVVIPLVSTCFFEIGCAAIIGNATGGVRGCVIGAAVSGIIMVFLVGFGSYFFNNTIQQWMLVYGGQDFSLWGIIEGLIARLIG, from the coding sequence ATGGGAGTCTTCAATTTTATCATCAATGAGATTTTTGGCCAGGGGGCAATTTTTATCGCATTGATTGCATGTATCGGACTGATCCTTCAGAAAAAATCCTTTTCTGAGATTATCCGCGGAACCGTCATGACAGCAGTTGGCTTTTTTATTCTGTCCACTGGGACAGGCCTTATCACCGGAAGTTCTATTGACGGTATATCTACTGCTTTTAACACGATTGTGCCGCGGGCAGTAGAATCAAAAACAGTTGACATCGGCACAATGTATGGCACTGAGATCGGAATCGTTATGATCGCAGCCTTTGCCATCAACCTGTTCATCGCGCGCTTCACACGCTGGAAATCCATTTTCCTGACAGGGCATATGTTATATTGGTTCCCATACGTTTTTATCGCAGCTGGAGTTGATGCAGGTCTCACAGGCGGAAAGCTGATCATTCTTGCCGCCGCTTTCACAGCGCTTTATATGGTAGTTTCACCAAATCTTATGAGACCATTTGTAAAAAAGGTAACAGGGGATGATTCCTTCACAATCGGACACCCGACAACCTGCTTGTCCGTACTTTCCGGTCTTCTCGGAAGAGCTGTGGGGAACAAGGAAAAATCTACTGAGGACCTTAAAATACCCTCATCACTTGGATTTTTGCGGGAAATTGCTATCACTGGTTCCTTCGCGATTGCGGTTACATATATTGTCATGTACTGCATCCTGATTGCCAACGGCTACGATCCAGCACAGGTATGGGAATATGCTGAGGGGAAAACCGGCATCTTTACATACATTTTCACCCACGCTATCTACTTCGGAGTTGGTATCACGATCATGCTCCAGGGTGTACGTATGTTAATAGCAGAGATTGTTCCTGCCTTCAAAGGAATAGCAGATAAATTCGTTCCAAATGCAATCCCTGCGCTCGACGTACCTGTAATTTTCCCATACGCGCCAAATGCCCTTGTGATCGGCTTCTTAGTGGCAATGGTGACTTCAATAATCACAATTCTGCTTACTGCTGGCATGTTTCCGACAGTTGTTATTCCGCTTGTCTCCACATGCTTCTTTGAGATTGGATGTGCCGCTATCATTGGAAATGCCACCGGAGGAGTTCGAGGCTGCGTGATCGGTGCTGCGGTTTCCGGTATTATCATGGTATTCCTCGTGGGCTTTGGTTCTTATTTCTTCAACAACACGATTCAACAGTGGATGCTGGTTTATGGAGGACAGGATTTCTCCTTGTGGGGAATTATTGAAGGACTGATCGCCCGTTTGATCGGATAA
- a CDS encoding PTS sugar transporter subunit IIB, with protein MKKPKIQTVCGYGCGSSLMLRMNVETIAKQHNVEIEAFCGDVATCCANDCDVIFISKELAQRIEGRAKVPIVVFNNFMNKQEVEEKTLTYFETLK; from the coding sequence ATGAAAAAGCCAAAGATTCAGACAGTATGCGGCTACGGCTGCGGTTCTTCCCTCATGCTGCGCATGAACGTTGAGACCATTGCAAAACAGCACAACGTAGAGATTGAAGCCTTCTGCGGAGACGTGGCAACCTGTTGCGCAAATGATTGCGATGTTATCTTTATCTCAAAAGAGCTCGCACAGCGCATTGAAGGGCGCGCAAAAGTTCCTATCGTCGTTTTCAACAACTTCATGAACAAACAAGAAGTGGAAGAGAAAACACTCACTTATTTCGAGACATTAAAATAG
- a CDS encoding PTS sugar transporter subunit IIA, which produces MSANISLNNILIGQTASTWQEAIQTAAAPLVTNKSITEEYIHQMIESVDKLGPYIVLMPGFALAHASPGNFVLHTDISIATFREPIDFHSENGPVSVVMCLACTDRTSHIEQLQVIAEKLMESSSIDKIAACKNKEELFSLFRE; this is translated from the coding sequence GGGCAGACAGCCTCCACCTGGCAGGAAGCCATCCAGACAGCAGCAGCCCCGCTTGTCACGAACAAGTCAATCACAGAAGAGTATATTCATCAGATGATCGAGAGCGTTGATAAGCTCGGTCCATACATTGTATTAATGCCCGGCTTTGCATTGGCTCACGCTTCACCCGGAAACTTTGTTCTCCACACAGACATATCAATCGCAACATTCAGAGAACCGATTGATTTCCACAGTGAAAACGGACCTGTCTCCGTCGTGATGTGTCTGGCCTGCACTGACCGCACATCCCACATCGAACAGCTTCAGGTAATCGCTGAAAAGCTGATGGAAAGCAGCAGTATTGATAAAATAGCAGCCTGTAAAAATAAAGAAGAATTATTTTCTTTATTTCGGGAATAA